From a region of the Sulfuriferula plumbiphila genome:
- a CDS encoding AMP-binding protein produces the protein MAATAQVEFVGPGAAESLYTRFLDTLTHFGRERVALEDIRQPHYSYGALLKITLALGRLVSKITAPDEHVGVLMPNLASTVGLVLGMNAFRRVPAMLNYTAGVQNLLDACTAAQVKTVVTSRQFLETAELEQQAAGLGEQVRLVYLEDMRAGFGWLDKAWLAGYAMLFPARAASPGNADAQAVVLFTSGSEGRPKGVVLSNRALLANVDQICAAIDFSADEKFFNALPIFHSFGLTAGVLLPLLTGVSSMLYTTPLHYRQIPEMIRVRGSTVLFGTSTFFANYAKFAAAEDFRSLRIVVAGAEKLTEPVRETWRSKFGIELIEGYGATETAPVLAVNPLTDIRPGSVGRLLPGVDARVVPIPGIRSGGVLHVRGPNLMLGYYRVENPGVLEPPASEVGSGWYNTGDVVEIDHDGFVRIVGRVKRFAKVAGEMISLETVEAIAAQAAPDCQHGAATAQDEQRGEAIVLFTTAQGLSRELLLEAARTMGLPEIAVPRRLEYIETLPVLGTGKVDYVSLQALAGGI, from the coding sequence TACTCTGACGCATTTTGGGCGTGAGCGTGTGGCGCTGGAGGACATCCGTCAGCCACACTACAGCTATGGCGCACTGCTCAAGATCACGCTGGCGCTGGGACGGCTGGTGAGTAAAATCACCGCGCCGGACGAGCATGTCGGCGTGTTGATGCCCAACCTCGCCAGCACGGTTGGTCTGGTGCTGGGCATGAATGCATTCCGGCGCGTGCCGGCCATGCTTAACTATACCGCAGGTGTGCAAAACCTGCTCGATGCCTGCACCGCCGCGCAGGTGAAAACCGTCGTCACTTCGCGTCAATTTCTCGAAACTGCCGAACTCGAACAGCAAGCCGCCGGTCTGGGCGAACAGGTACGCCTGGTGTATCTGGAAGACATGCGTGCTGGATTCGGCTGGCTGGATAAAGCCTGGCTGGCGGGCTATGCCATGTTGTTCCCGGCGCGCGCCGCCAGCCCAGGCAATGCCGATGCGCAGGCAGTGGTGTTGTTTACCTCGGGCTCCGAGGGCAGGCCCAAGGGCGTGGTGTTATCCAACCGGGCGCTGCTCGCCAATGTGGATCAAATCTGCGCGGCGATTGATTTTTCTGCAGATGAGAAATTTTTCAATGCATTGCCGATATTTCATTCTTTTGGTCTGACTGCGGGCGTCCTGTTGCCCTTGCTCACCGGCGTGTCCAGCATGCTCTACACCACGCCGCTGCATTACAGGCAGATCCCCGAAATGATTCGCGTGCGCGGCTCGACCGTGCTGTTTGGCACCAGTACCTTTTTTGCCAATTACGCAAAATTCGCCGCAGCGGAGGACTTCCGCAGCCTGCGTATCGTGGTGGCAGGTGCGGAAAAACTGACCGAGCCGGTGCGCGAGACCTGGCGCAGCAAATTTGGCATTGAACTGATAGAAGGCTATGGTGCGACGGAAACTGCACCGGTACTGGCGGTGAACCCGCTGACGGATATTCGCCCGGGCAGTGTGGGACGTTTGTTGCCGGGGGTAGACGCGCGCGTGGTGCCGATCCCCGGCATCCGCAGCGGTGGTGTGTTGCATGTGCGTGGACCGAATCTGATGTTGGGCTACTACCGGGTCGAGAACCCCGGCGTGCTGGAGCCGCCGGCGTCAGAAGTCGGCTCGGGCTGGTACAACACCGGCGACGTGGTCGAAATTGACCACGACGGTTTCGTCCGTATTGTTGGCCGCGTCAAACGCTTCGCCAAGGTGGCTGGCGAGATGATCTCGCTGGAAACGGTTGAGGCTATCGCCGCCCAGGCGGCGCCGGATTGTCAACATGGCGCGGCGACGGCGCAGGACGAACAGCGCGGTGAGGCGATAGTGTTGTTCACTACCGCGCAAGGGCTGTCGCGCGAGCTCCTGCTGGAGGCGGCCAGGACCATGGGATTGCCGGAAATCGCCGTGCCGCGC